The proteins below come from a single Etheostoma spectabile isolate EspeVRDwgs_2016 chromosome 4, UIUC_Espe_1.0, whole genome shotgun sequence genomic window:
- the erbb3a gene encoding receptor tyrosine-protein kinase erbB-3a isoform X1 produces the protein MTALMRNVQQVLCVLLPCALQLCTAQTQGVVVCSGTHNALSTTGNSELQYNLMKEMYTGCEIVMGNLEITMMEHTRDFSFLQSIREVTGYILLAVTEFSRLPLDRLRVIRGTTLYEDQYALAVMLNYQKDGHFGLQELGLTHLTEILEGGVKIIQNKYLSYAQQVNWLDIVKDGTAHLLIEGNGPDKPCNKACGELPCWGPGNDTCQILTKTVCAPQCNGRCFGRNPSDCCHSECAGGCTGALDTDCFACRNFNNSGACVPLCPQTIIYNKHTFKMEPNPNAKYQYGSICVAQCPTNFVVDGSSCVSSCPSDKMEVEKNGVKSCEPCGGLCPKACHGTGSPTRQTVDALNIDSFINCTKIQGSLHFLVTGIEGDNYNNVPALDPEKLKIFNTVREITDILSIQSWPKNISDLSVFSNLQTIQGRTLHKAVSSKRGYSLLVMKIPSLTSLGLRSLRKINDGGVYITGNKKLCYHDTVNWTSIMTSSSRPQRRQKHIDLKENRPRNQCVIEGHVCDPLCSSDGCWGPMPNQCLSCKKYNRGGTCVPDCMFLTGERREFATQSGECMPCHPECKVQEGKQTCTGPGADQCIACARLQDGPHCVSSCPEGVMGGDEVIFKFPNKQGSCETCHINCTQGCYGPGIGDCVGSSRYISGQETTAIVLGVIAVLFASFSVFVLTVLYRRGLAIRRKRAMRRYMESGESFEPLDPGEKGSKVHARILKPTELRKIKLLGNGSFGSVHKGIWIPEGDTVKLPVAIKTIHDRTGRQTFYELTEHMMAIGSMDHINVVRTLGSCPGASLQLVTQLSSQGSLLEHVRNSKNKLSPQRLLNWCVQIAKGMYYLEENRMIHRNLAARNVLLKNNYTAQISDYGIADLIYPDDKKCFYKEVKTPIKWMALESILFRRYTHQSDVWSYGVTIWEMMSYGAEPYTTMRPQDVPDLLEKGERLSQPQICTIDVYMVMVKCWMIDENVRPTFKELANEFTRMARDPPRYLVIKEDCSQQDSSPDELAQRSADLDDLADLDTDLVDEEEEGVVDGVTPAPHYLSQARSFSRLSRMDTHRVVITSSNLAGYLPMTPGVDNPGQAMWQSRSRLNSARTVSESSEGCGTAVELEMSEDFSLTGSLKRRRQRQDSAYMSQRDSLSGGPPETPSPDMEEEDQNGYVLPGDSPERDTLLSSRVAPGRMGKTHSSVLLNDPDEEEYEYMNKQTCLTAVSPRHSSHWPNKKRTSSVSSAVTACSGDTTSSVEVRGGHVRSNYNSDSEQQESNEVEYEYMDIRGEKDECPPAPDPLPAPTPLSMGREEEEEEEEAEEEDEYVEDSNYHYTNRQPKLHQALRDRKELKIEGRDEGEAYEYEDMDSFAALRPGDAVVYHNLQREGEGAVGGTEAHRSGFEPYVKVRAGVGEPAPGERSFDNPDYWHSRMFLKPKAVPT, from the exons ATGACTGCCCTCATGAGGAACGTACAGCAAGTGCTGTGCGTCCTGTTGCCGTGTGCTCTCCAACTCTGCACCGCACAGACACAAGGAG TGGTTGTATGTTCCGGCACCCACAATGCTCTAAGCACGACAGGAAATTCAGAGCTCCAGTACAACCTGATGAAAGAGATGTACACTGGCTGTGAGATTGTGATGGGCAATCTTGAAATTACCATGATGGAGCACACCAGAGACTTCTCCTTCCTGCAG TCTATCAGGGAGGTGACTGGCTACATCCTTTTAGCTGTCACCGAGTTCAGCCGTCTGCCTCTGGACCGCCTGCGTGTCATCAGAGGAACCACGTTGTATGAGGACCAATACGCTTTGGCTGTGATGCTCAACTACCAGAAGGACGGGCATTTTGGCCTTCAAGAACTGGGCCTGACACACCTCACAG AGATACTGGAAGGAGGAGTCAAGATCATCCAGAATAAGTACCTGAGCTACGCCCAGCAGGTGAACTGGCTGGACATAGTAAAGGATGGAACAGCTCATCTTCTGATTGAAGGCAATGGGCCTGACA AGCCTTGTAACAAAGCATGTGGAGAACTTCCATGTTGGGGTCCAGGAAATGACACTTGCCAGATCC TGACAAAGACTGTGTGCGCTCCTCAATGTAACGGCCGATGCTTTGGTAGAAACCCGAGCGACTGTTGTCACAGTGAGTGTGCCGGAGGCTGCACTGGAGCCCTGGATACAGATTGCTTT GCTTGCAGGAACTTCAACAACTCCGGCGCCTGTGTGCCTCTGTGTCCCCAGACCATCATCTACAACAAGCACACATTCAAAATGGAGCCCAACCCCAATGCCAAGTACCAGTATGGATCCATCTGTGTGGCCCAGTGCCCTA ctaacTTTGTGGTGGATGGCAGCTCATGTGTGAGCAGTTGCCCGTCTGATAAAATGGAGGTGGAGAAAAACGGAGTAAAAAGTTGTGAACCCTGTGGAGGCCTCTGTCCTAAAG CTTGCCATGGCACAGGAAGTCCAACCAGACAGACTGTAGATGCTCTCAACATTGACAGTTTCATAAACTGCACTAAGATCCAGGGTAGTCTGCACTTCCTGGTGACTGGGATCGAAGG TGATAATTACAACAATGTACCAGCCCTTGATccagaaaaactgaaaatcttcaaCACTGTGAGGGAgattacag aTATTCTCAGTATACAGTCGTGGCCTAAAAACATATCTGACCTGTCAGTCTTCTCCAACCTCCAAACAATTCAGGGAAGAACACTTCACAA AGCAGTGAGTTCTAAaag GGGCTACTCTCTTCTGGTGATGAAGATCCCCTCTTTGACCTCCCTGGGGTTACGCTCACTGCGAAAAATAAACGATGGCGGCGTCTACATCACAGGAAACAAGAAGCTCTGCTACCATGACACCGTTAACTGGACGAGTATCATGACCAGCAGCTCTCGCCCACAGCGACGCCAGAAGCACATCGACCTCAAGGAGAACAGACCGAGAAATCAGTGTG ttattGAGGGCCATGTATGTGACCCCCTGTGCTCTTCTGATGGCTGCTGGGGTCCAATGCCAAACCAGTGTCTGTCTTGTAAGAAATACAACAGGGGAGGAACGTGCGTGCCAGACTGCATGTTCTTAACTGG GGAGAGGCGTGAGTTTGCCACTCAATCAGGAGAGTGTATGCCATGCCACCCAGAGTGTAAGGTCCAGGAAGGGAAGCAAACCTGCACAGGCCCG GGAGCAGATCAGTGTATAGCATGTGCCAGGTTGCAGGACGGTCCACACTGTGTCTCTTCGTGTCCTGAGGGGGTTATGGGAGGGGACGAGGTCATCTTTAAATTCCCCAACAAGCAAGGCAGCTGTGAAACATGCCACATCAACTGCACCCAAGG GTGCTACGGCCCAGGAATTGGAGACTGTGTGGGGTCATCTCGGTACATTTCTGG ACAAGAGACCACAGCCATCGTACTGGGAGTGATTGCTGTCCTCTTCGCCTCATTCTCTGTTTTTGTGCTGACTGTACTGTACCGCCGAGGCCTGGCCATCCGTCGCAAGCGAGCCATGAGGAGATACATGGAGAGCGGAGAG AGTTTTGAGCCACTGGATCCTGGAGAGAAAGGGTCTAAAGTCCACGCTCGGATCCTAAAGCCCACAGAGCTGCGTAAGATCAAGCTGCTGGGTAATGGATCGTTTGGATCAGTCCATAAG GGCATTTGGATCCCTGAGGGCGATACAGTGAAGCTTCCTGTGGCCATAAAGACGATTCATGATCGCACTGGACGGCAGACCTTCTATGAGCTGACAGAA CACATGATGGCCATTGGAAGCATGGACCACATTAACGTTGTCAGGACCCTGGGTAGCTGTCCCGGTGCCAGCCTGCAGCTCGTCACCCAGCTCAGCAGTCAGGGCTCCCTGCTGGAGCATGTCAggaacagcaaaaacaaactgaGCCCGCAAAGGCTGCTCAACTGGTGTGTTCAAATCGCAAAG GGTATGTATTACTTGGAGGAGAACAGAATGATCCACAGAAACTTGGCTGCCAGAAATGTGCTCCTGAAGAATAATTACACCGCCCAGATCTCAGACTACGGCATTGCAGACCTAATTTACCCTGATGACAAGAAGTGCTTTTACAAAGAAGTCAAG ACACCAATCAAATGGATGGCTTTAGAGAGCATCTTGTTTCGCAGATACACACATCAGAGCGATGTCTGGAGTTACG GTGTTACGATATGGGAGATGATGTCCTATGGGGCAGAGCCATATACTACGATGCGTCCACAGGATGTTCCAGATCTGCTGGAAAAGGGCGAGCGTCTGTCCCAGCCTCAAATTTGCACTATTGATGTCTACATGGTCATGGTCAAGT GTTGGATGATTGATGAGAATGTCCGCCCAACATTCAAAGAACTGGCGAATGAATTTACTCGAATGGCCAGGGATCCACCTCGCTACCTGGTGATCAAA GAGGACTGCAGCCAACAAGACTCATCCCCGGATGAACTGGCCCAGCGGAGTGCAGACCTGGATGACCTGGCTGATCTAGACACTGACCTGgtggacgaggaggaggagggggtggtAGATGGTGTGACTCCAGCCCCCCACTATTTGTCTCAGGCCAGAAGCTTCAGTCGCCTCTCCAGGATGGACACGCACAGA GTGGTTATAACTTCATCAAACCTGGCTGGATACCTGCCTATGACCCCAGGTGTTGACAACCCTGGACAG GCCATGTGGCAGTCGCGCTCTCGACTTAACTCGGCACGCACTGTGTCTGAGAGCTCGGAGGGCTGTGGCACAGCAGTGGAGCTTGAGATGAGTGAGGACTTCTCCCTGACAGGCAGTCTGAAGAGACGACGTCAACGTCAGGACAGCGCTTATATGTCGCAGAGGGACAGCTTGTCTGGCGGGCCACCAGAGACTCCATCACCAGATATGGAGGAAGAGGACCAGAATGGATATGTGCTTCCTGGAGACAGCCCAGAGAGAG ataCCCTACTTTCCTCTCGAGTTGCTCCTGGCAGGATGGGCAAGACTCATTCGTCGGTCCTCCTCAATGACCCAGATGAGGAAGAATATGAGTATATGAACAAGCAGACATGTCTGACAGCTGTCTCGCCTAGGCACAGCAGCCACTGGCCGAACAAGAAGCGCACCTCCTCTGTATCGTCAGCAGTGACAGCATGCTCTGGTGACACCACATCATCTGTGGAGGTCAGGGGAGGTCACGTAAGGAGCAATTACAACTCTGATTCAGAGCAACAGGAATCTAATGAAGTTGAATATGAATACATGGACATCAGGGGTGAAAAAGATGAATGCCCTCCAGCGCCTGACCCTCTACCGGCTCCTACACCACTGAGTAtgggcagagaggaggaggaggaggaggaggaggcggaagaggaggatgaataTGTGGAGGACAGTAACTACcattacacaaacagacagccAAAGCTGCATCAAGCTCTTAGAGACAGGAAGGAGCTGAAGATAGAAGGAAGGGACGAGGGTGAGGCGTATGAGTACGAGGACATGGACTCCTTTGCCGCCCTGCGGCCTGGAGATGCTGTGGTGTACCACAACCtgcagagggagggggagggagcaGTAGGGGGCACAGAGGCACATCGATCTGGCTTTGAGCCCTATGTAAAAGTGCGAGCTGGAGTCGGGGAACCTGCACCTGGCGAAAGATCTTTTGACAATCCAGACTACTGGCACAGCAGAATGTTTCTGAAGCCCAAAGCAGTGCCTACATGA
- the erbb3a gene encoding receptor tyrosine-protein kinase erbB-3a isoform X2, whose amino-acid sequence MTALMRNVQQVLCVLLPCALQLCTAQTQGVVVCSGTHNALSTTGNSELQYNLMKEMYTGCEIVMGNLEITMMEHTRDFSFLQSIREVTGYILLAVTEFSRLPLDRLRVIRGTTLYEDQYALAVMLNYQKDGHFGLQELGLTHLTEILEGGVKIIQNKYLSYAQQVNWLDIVKDGTAHLLIEGNGPDKPCNKACGELPCWGPGNDTCQILTKTVCAPQCNGRCFGRNPSDCCHSECAGGCTGALDTDCFACRNFNNSGACVPLCPQTIIYNKHTFKMEPNPNAKYQYGSICVAQCPTNFVVDGSSCVSSCPSDKMEVEKNGVKSCEPCGGLCPKACHGTGSPTRQTVDALNIDSFINCTKIQGSLHFLVTGIEGDNYNNVPALDPEKLKIFNTVREITDILSIQSWPKNISDLSVFSNLQTIQGRTLHKGYSLLVMKIPSLTSLGLRSLRKINDGGVYITGNKKLCYHDTVNWTSIMTSSSRPQRRQKHIDLKENRPRNQCVIEGHVCDPLCSSDGCWGPMPNQCLSCKKYNRGGTCVPDCMFLTGERREFATQSGECMPCHPECKVQEGKQTCTGPGADQCIACARLQDGPHCVSSCPEGVMGGDEVIFKFPNKQGSCETCHINCTQGCYGPGIGDCVGSSRYISGQETTAIVLGVIAVLFASFSVFVLTVLYRRGLAIRRKRAMRRYMESGESFEPLDPGEKGSKVHARILKPTELRKIKLLGNGSFGSVHKGIWIPEGDTVKLPVAIKTIHDRTGRQTFYELTEHMMAIGSMDHINVVRTLGSCPGASLQLVTQLSSQGSLLEHVRNSKNKLSPQRLLNWCVQIAKGMYYLEENRMIHRNLAARNVLLKNNYTAQISDYGIADLIYPDDKKCFYKEVKTPIKWMALESILFRRYTHQSDVWSYGVTIWEMMSYGAEPYTTMRPQDVPDLLEKGERLSQPQICTIDVYMVMVKCWMIDENVRPTFKELANEFTRMARDPPRYLVIKEDCSQQDSSPDELAQRSADLDDLADLDTDLVDEEEEGVVDGVTPAPHYLSQARSFSRLSRMDTHRVVITSSNLAGYLPMTPGVDNPGQAMWQSRSRLNSARTVSESSEGCGTAVELEMSEDFSLTGSLKRRRQRQDSAYMSQRDSLSGGPPETPSPDMEEEDQNGYVLPGDSPERDTLLSSRVAPGRMGKTHSSVLLNDPDEEEYEYMNKQTCLTAVSPRHSSHWPNKKRTSSVSSAVTACSGDTTSSVEVRGGHVRSNYNSDSEQQESNEVEYEYMDIRGEKDECPPAPDPLPAPTPLSMGREEEEEEEEAEEEDEYVEDSNYHYTNRQPKLHQALRDRKELKIEGRDEGEAYEYEDMDSFAALRPGDAVVYHNLQREGEGAVGGTEAHRSGFEPYVKVRAGVGEPAPGERSFDNPDYWHSRMFLKPKAVPT is encoded by the exons ATGACTGCCCTCATGAGGAACGTACAGCAAGTGCTGTGCGTCCTGTTGCCGTGTGCTCTCCAACTCTGCACCGCACAGACACAAGGAG TGGTTGTATGTTCCGGCACCCACAATGCTCTAAGCACGACAGGAAATTCAGAGCTCCAGTACAACCTGATGAAAGAGATGTACACTGGCTGTGAGATTGTGATGGGCAATCTTGAAATTACCATGATGGAGCACACCAGAGACTTCTCCTTCCTGCAG TCTATCAGGGAGGTGACTGGCTACATCCTTTTAGCTGTCACCGAGTTCAGCCGTCTGCCTCTGGACCGCCTGCGTGTCATCAGAGGAACCACGTTGTATGAGGACCAATACGCTTTGGCTGTGATGCTCAACTACCAGAAGGACGGGCATTTTGGCCTTCAAGAACTGGGCCTGACACACCTCACAG AGATACTGGAAGGAGGAGTCAAGATCATCCAGAATAAGTACCTGAGCTACGCCCAGCAGGTGAACTGGCTGGACATAGTAAAGGATGGAACAGCTCATCTTCTGATTGAAGGCAATGGGCCTGACA AGCCTTGTAACAAAGCATGTGGAGAACTTCCATGTTGGGGTCCAGGAAATGACACTTGCCAGATCC TGACAAAGACTGTGTGCGCTCCTCAATGTAACGGCCGATGCTTTGGTAGAAACCCGAGCGACTGTTGTCACAGTGAGTGTGCCGGAGGCTGCACTGGAGCCCTGGATACAGATTGCTTT GCTTGCAGGAACTTCAACAACTCCGGCGCCTGTGTGCCTCTGTGTCCCCAGACCATCATCTACAACAAGCACACATTCAAAATGGAGCCCAACCCCAATGCCAAGTACCAGTATGGATCCATCTGTGTGGCCCAGTGCCCTA ctaacTTTGTGGTGGATGGCAGCTCATGTGTGAGCAGTTGCCCGTCTGATAAAATGGAGGTGGAGAAAAACGGAGTAAAAAGTTGTGAACCCTGTGGAGGCCTCTGTCCTAAAG CTTGCCATGGCACAGGAAGTCCAACCAGACAGACTGTAGATGCTCTCAACATTGACAGTTTCATAAACTGCACTAAGATCCAGGGTAGTCTGCACTTCCTGGTGACTGGGATCGAAGG TGATAATTACAACAATGTACCAGCCCTTGATccagaaaaactgaaaatcttcaaCACTGTGAGGGAgattacag aTATTCTCAGTATACAGTCGTGGCCTAAAAACATATCTGACCTGTCAGTCTTCTCCAACCTCCAAACAATTCAGGGAAGAACACTTCACAA GGGCTACTCTCTTCTGGTGATGAAGATCCCCTCTTTGACCTCCCTGGGGTTACGCTCACTGCGAAAAATAAACGATGGCGGCGTCTACATCACAGGAAACAAGAAGCTCTGCTACCATGACACCGTTAACTGGACGAGTATCATGACCAGCAGCTCTCGCCCACAGCGACGCCAGAAGCACATCGACCTCAAGGAGAACAGACCGAGAAATCAGTGTG ttattGAGGGCCATGTATGTGACCCCCTGTGCTCTTCTGATGGCTGCTGGGGTCCAATGCCAAACCAGTGTCTGTCTTGTAAGAAATACAACAGGGGAGGAACGTGCGTGCCAGACTGCATGTTCTTAACTGG GGAGAGGCGTGAGTTTGCCACTCAATCAGGAGAGTGTATGCCATGCCACCCAGAGTGTAAGGTCCAGGAAGGGAAGCAAACCTGCACAGGCCCG GGAGCAGATCAGTGTATAGCATGTGCCAGGTTGCAGGACGGTCCACACTGTGTCTCTTCGTGTCCTGAGGGGGTTATGGGAGGGGACGAGGTCATCTTTAAATTCCCCAACAAGCAAGGCAGCTGTGAAACATGCCACATCAACTGCACCCAAGG GTGCTACGGCCCAGGAATTGGAGACTGTGTGGGGTCATCTCGGTACATTTCTGG ACAAGAGACCACAGCCATCGTACTGGGAGTGATTGCTGTCCTCTTCGCCTCATTCTCTGTTTTTGTGCTGACTGTACTGTACCGCCGAGGCCTGGCCATCCGTCGCAAGCGAGCCATGAGGAGATACATGGAGAGCGGAGAG AGTTTTGAGCCACTGGATCCTGGAGAGAAAGGGTCTAAAGTCCACGCTCGGATCCTAAAGCCCACAGAGCTGCGTAAGATCAAGCTGCTGGGTAATGGATCGTTTGGATCAGTCCATAAG GGCATTTGGATCCCTGAGGGCGATACAGTGAAGCTTCCTGTGGCCATAAAGACGATTCATGATCGCACTGGACGGCAGACCTTCTATGAGCTGACAGAA CACATGATGGCCATTGGAAGCATGGACCACATTAACGTTGTCAGGACCCTGGGTAGCTGTCCCGGTGCCAGCCTGCAGCTCGTCACCCAGCTCAGCAGTCAGGGCTCCCTGCTGGAGCATGTCAggaacagcaaaaacaaactgaGCCCGCAAAGGCTGCTCAACTGGTGTGTTCAAATCGCAAAG GGTATGTATTACTTGGAGGAGAACAGAATGATCCACAGAAACTTGGCTGCCAGAAATGTGCTCCTGAAGAATAATTACACCGCCCAGATCTCAGACTACGGCATTGCAGACCTAATTTACCCTGATGACAAGAAGTGCTTTTACAAAGAAGTCAAG ACACCAATCAAATGGATGGCTTTAGAGAGCATCTTGTTTCGCAGATACACACATCAGAGCGATGTCTGGAGTTACG GTGTTACGATATGGGAGATGATGTCCTATGGGGCAGAGCCATATACTACGATGCGTCCACAGGATGTTCCAGATCTGCTGGAAAAGGGCGAGCGTCTGTCCCAGCCTCAAATTTGCACTATTGATGTCTACATGGTCATGGTCAAGT GTTGGATGATTGATGAGAATGTCCGCCCAACATTCAAAGAACTGGCGAATGAATTTACTCGAATGGCCAGGGATCCACCTCGCTACCTGGTGATCAAA GAGGACTGCAGCCAACAAGACTCATCCCCGGATGAACTGGCCCAGCGGAGTGCAGACCTGGATGACCTGGCTGATCTAGACACTGACCTGgtggacgaggaggaggagggggtggtAGATGGTGTGACTCCAGCCCCCCACTATTTGTCTCAGGCCAGAAGCTTCAGTCGCCTCTCCAGGATGGACACGCACAGA GTGGTTATAACTTCATCAAACCTGGCTGGATACCTGCCTATGACCCCAGGTGTTGACAACCCTGGACAG GCCATGTGGCAGTCGCGCTCTCGACTTAACTCGGCACGCACTGTGTCTGAGAGCTCGGAGGGCTGTGGCACAGCAGTGGAGCTTGAGATGAGTGAGGACTTCTCCCTGACAGGCAGTCTGAAGAGACGACGTCAACGTCAGGACAGCGCTTATATGTCGCAGAGGGACAGCTTGTCTGGCGGGCCACCAGAGACTCCATCACCAGATATGGAGGAAGAGGACCAGAATGGATATGTGCTTCCTGGAGACAGCCCAGAGAGAG ataCCCTACTTTCCTCTCGAGTTGCTCCTGGCAGGATGGGCAAGACTCATTCGTCGGTCCTCCTCAATGACCCAGATGAGGAAGAATATGAGTATATGAACAAGCAGACATGTCTGACAGCTGTCTCGCCTAGGCACAGCAGCCACTGGCCGAACAAGAAGCGCACCTCCTCTGTATCGTCAGCAGTGACAGCATGCTCTGGTGACACCACATCATCTGTGGAGGTCAGGGGAGGTCACGTAAGGAGCAATTACAACTCTGATTCAGAGCAACAGGAATCTAATGAAGTTGAATATGAATACATGGACATCAGGGGTGAAAAAGATGAATGCCCTCCAGCGCCTGACCCTCTACCGGCTCCTACACCACTGAGTAtgggcagagaggaggaggaggaggaggaggaggcggaagaggaggatgaataTGTGGAGGACAGTAACTACcattacacaaacagacagccAAAGCTGCATCAAGCTCTTAGAGACAGGAAGGAGCTGAAGATAGAAGGAAGGGACGAGGGTGAGGCGTATGAGTACGAGGACATGGACTCCTTTGCCGCCCTGCGGCCTGGAGATGCTGTGGTGTACCACAACCtgcagagggagggggagggagcaGTAGGGGGCACAGAGGCACATCGATCTGGCTTTGAGCCCTATGTAAAAGTGCGAGCTGGAGTCGGGGAACCTGCACCTGGCGAAAGATCTTTTGACAATCCAGACTACTGGCACAGCAGAATGTTTCTGAAGCCCAAAGCAGTGCCTACATGA